From a region of the Pseudoxanthomonas sp. X-1 genome:
- a CDS encoding outer membrane protein transport protein produces MHMLSSNLLRVSLLAAGVAGALASGHAHAAAFQLKENSAKGQGRAFAGSASAPGDIAVVANNPAAMRLLDGRQLSIGASAISFSADFKGSGRYVGATGPGTGAPVSGGDGGDAGTIAALPAVYFAMPVGDNMHFGASLTVPFGFKTEYDRDWVGRYQGIKTELQTIDAGLAFSYDVNPWVSFGASVFAERLDVDLTNAIDFGTALYAQRVPGVTPGSQDGFARVKGDSTEVGFTLGGLFSVDENTHIGFTYRSRVDHKIDNGKATFDVPPFAKAVLGVAAPGQYVNTGGSAKIIMPASATASFTHIINDRWTVMADVSRTAWSKFDKITVDFDSAQADNTLVFNYRDTTFGSIGADYKYSDTLTFRGGLAYDQTPTQARYRDVRVPDNTRKWLSLGLTWTPSPSSEWNVGYTHLFVSDPTIDETAVTGSTLVGSFDVGGDVLAGSYTYKF; encoded by the coding sequence ATGCACATGCTGTCCTCGAATCTGCTCAGAGTCTCGCTCCTGGCCGCCGGCGTCGCCGGCGCCCTGGCCAGTGGCCACGCCCACGCCGCCGCCTTCCAGCTGAAGGAAAACAGCGCCAAGGGCCAGGGCCGCGCGTTCGCCGGTTCGGCCAGCGCCCCCGGCGACATCGCCGTGGTGGCCAACAATCCTGCCGCCATGCGCCTGCTGGATGGTCGCCAGCTGTCCATCGGCGCCAGCGCGATCAGCTTCAGCGCCGACTTCAAGGGCTCCGGCCGCTACGTCGGTGCGACCGGCCCGGGCACCGGCGCCCCGGTGAGCGGCGGCGACGGCGGCGATGCCGGCACGATCGCCGCGCTGCCGGCGGTGTACTTCGCCATGCCGGTCGGCGACAACATGCACTTCGGCGCCTCGCTGACCGTGCCGTTCGGCTTCAAGACCGAATACGACCGCGACTGGGTCGGCCGCTACCAGGGCATTAAGACCGAGCTGCAGACCATCGACGCCGGCCTGGCGTTCTCCTACGACGTCAATCCGTGGGTGTCCTTCGGCGCCTCGGTGTTCGCCGAGCGCCTGGACGTGGATCTGACCAACGCCATCGACTTCGGCACTGCGCTCTATGCCCAGCGCGTGCCGGGCGTCACGCCCGGCAGCCAGGACGGCTTCGCCCGTGTCAAGGGCGACAGCACCGAGGTCGGCTTCACCCTGGGCGGCCTGTTCAGCGTCGATGAGAACACTCACATCGGCTTCACCTACCGCTCGCGCGTGGACCACAAGATCGATAACGGCAAGGCCACCTTCGATGTGCCGCCGTTCGCCAAGGCGGTGCTGGGCGTGGCCGCGCCGGGCCAGTACGTCAACACCGGCGGCAGCGCCAAGATCATCATGCCGGCCAGCGCCACGGCCAGCTTCACCCACATCATCAACGACCGCTGGACGGTCATGGCCGATGTGAGCCGCACGGCGTGGAGCAAGTTCGACAAGATCACCGTCGACTTCGACTCGGCCCAGGCCGACAACACGCTGGTGTTCAACTACCGCGATACCACCTTCGGCTCGATCGGCGCGGACTACAAGTACAGCGACACGCTGACCTTCCGCGGCGGCCTGGCCTACGACCAGACGCCGACCCAGGCGCGGTACCGCGACGTGCGCGTGCCGGACAACACCCGCAAGTGGCTGTCGCTGGGCCTGACCTGGACGCCGTCGCCCAGCAGCGAGTGGAACGTGGGCTATACCCACCTGTTCGTCTCCGATCCGACCATCGACGAGACCGCGGTCACCGGCAGCACGCTGGTGGGCTCGTTCGACGTGGGCGGCGACGTGCTGGCCGGTTCGTACACCTACAAGTTCTGA
- a CDS encoding rhomboid family intramembrane serine protease, with translation MFVATPSRRKPSVRWATPVLFALLWLAFLWAITRPVGMYRGLLLQWGALTGGLDSLQEWRTGLTDGSLLRLFTALFLHADWAHLLGNLVFLLIFGLPAERAMGPWRFLALFLLGGAVSNLAAVLAIGAPDRVIIGASGAVSAVIGAYLALFPGAKLGVVVPLGLFLQFVRAPAAVLIGVWAVLQVVFAYIGPAFGAVAWSAHVAGFLFGIVFALFVRAAIARRLRRRYGF, from the coding sequence GTGTTCGTCGCCACGCCTTCCCGCCGCAAGCCCTCCGTGCGCTGGGCCACGCCCGTGCTGTTCGCCCTGCTGTGGCTGGCCTTCCTGTGGGCCATCACCCGCCCGGTCGGCATGTACCGTGGCCTGCTGCTGCAGTGGGGCGCGCTGACCGGCGGCCTGGACAGCCTGCAGGAATGGCGCACGGGTCTGACCGACGGCTCGCTCCTGCGCCTGTTCACCGCGCTGTTCCTGCACGCGGACTGGGCGCACCTGCTCGGCAACCTGGTGTTCCTGCTGATCTTCGGCCTGCCGGCCGAGCGGGCGATGGGGCCGTGGCGCTTCCTGGCGCTGTTCCTGCTGGGCGGGGCGGTGTCCAACCTGGCGGCGGTGCTGGCCATCGGCGCGCCGGACCGGGTGATCATCGGCGCCAGCGGCGCGGTGTCGGCCGTGATCGGCGCCTATCTGGCGCTGTTTCCCGGCGCCAAGCTGGGCGTGGTGGTGCCGCTGGGCCTGTTCCTGCAGTTCGTGCGCGCCCCGGCCGCCGTGCTGATCGGGGTGTGGGCGGTGCTGCAGGTGGTGTTCGCCTACATCGGCCCGGCGTTCGGCGCGGTGGCGTGGTCGGCGCACGTGGCCGGGTTCCTGTTCGGGATCGTGTTCGCGCTGTTCGTGCGCGCCGCCATCGCCCGGCGCCTGCGCCGGCGCTACGGCTTCTAG
- a CDS encoding DUF1820 family protein: MSKPLYKVTFLNHGKVYELYARRVASSDALWGFTEVGELVFDVHDGLVVDPTEERLREEFGNTRVLHLPMQSIVRVEEVEKKGASAIRDAASGEKVVTPFPLPGKPR; encoded by the coding sequence ATGTCCAAGCCGCTCTACAAGGTCACCTTCCTCAACCACGGCAAGGTCTACGAACTCTACGCCCGCCGCGTGGCCAGCTCCGACGCACTGTGGGGCTTCACCGAGGTGGGCGAGCTGGTGTTCGACGTGCACGACGGGCTGGTGGTGGACCCGACCGAGGAACGCCTGCGCGAGGAGTTCGGCAACACCCGCGTGCTGCACCTGCCGATGCAGAGCATCGTGCGGGTGGAGGAAGTGGAGAAGAAGGGCGCCAGCGCGATCCGCGACGCGGCCAGCGGCGAGAAGGTTGTGACGCCCTTCCCGCTGCCCGGCAAGCCGCGCTGA
- a CDS encoding D-2-hydroxyacid dehydrogenase family protein, whose amino-acid sequence MRVLIADDYQRATAALPALAAHAQGLDVQVLGALPEALEARAALLQPAQALVLIRERTRIDTALLARLPQLRLISQTGKVGAHVDLAACTAHGVAVVEGAGSPIAPAELTWALVMAAMRRLPAYGTALKAGRWQDTGDAVLGRALHGRTLGVWSYGRIGRLVAGYGRAFGMRVLVWGGEAARTAAQADGFDVAASVEALFEHSDVLSLHRRLAPATRHQVDAALLARMKPDALLVNTSRAELIAPGALLAALEAGRPGMAALDVFEHEPAVPEREPLLTHPRVLAMPHLGYVEQDSYALYLGTALDNVRAFADGTPRNLVNPEALTRNR is encoded by the coding sequence ATGCGCGTGCTCATCGCCGACGATTACCAGCGCGCCACCGCGGCGCTGCCGGCGCTGGCCGCGCATGCGCAGGGGTTGGACGTGCAGGTGCTCGGCGCGCTGCCCGAGGCGCTGGAGGCGCGTGCGGCGCTGCTGCAGCCGGCGCAGGCGCTGGTGCTGATCCGCGAACGCACGCGCATCGACACGGCCCTGCTGGCGCGCCTGCCGCAGCTGCGCCTGATCAGCCAGACCGGCAAGGTCGGCGCGCACGTGGACCTCGCCGCATGCACCGCCCACGGCGTGGCGGTGGTCGAAGGGGCCGGCTCGCCGATCGCGCCGGCCGAGCTGACCTGGGCGCTGGTCATGGCCGCGATGCGGCGCCTGCCCGCCTATGGCACGGCGCTGAAGGCCGGCCGCTGGCAGGACACCGGCGATGCGGTGCTCGGCCGCGCGCTGCACGGCCGCACGCTGGGCGTGTGGAGCTACGGCAGGATCGGCCGCCTCGTCGCCGGCTACGGCCGCGCGTTCGGCATGCGGGTGCTGGTGTGGGGCGGCGAGGCCGCGCGCACCGCCGCCCAGGCCGATGGATTCGACGTGGCGGCCTCGGTGGAAGCGCTGTTCGAACACAGCGACGTGCTCAGCCTGCATCGGCGCCTGGCGCCCGCGACGCGCCACCAGGTCGATGCCGCGCTGCTGGCGCGCATGAAGCCCGACGCCCTGCTGGTCAACACCAGCCGCGCCGAGCTGATCGCCCCCGGCGCGCTGCTGGCCGCGCTCGAGGCCGGCCGCCCGGGCATGGCGGCGCTGGATGTGTTCGAGCATGAGCCCGCGGTGCCCGAGCGCGAGCCGCTGCTGACCCATCCGCGCGTGCTGGCGATGCCGCACCTGGGCTACGTCGAACAGGACAGCTACGCGCTGTACCTGGGCACGGCGCTGGACAACGTGCGGGCCTTCGCGGACGGGACACCGCGCAATCTGGTCAATCCCGAAGCGCTGACGCGCAACCGCTGA